The Thermotoga sp. Ku-13t genomic sequence ATGGATCCAGACGATCCTAACTGTCCGATAAGAAAACAGGCGGTACCTACATCCAAGGAGCTGCACATAAGCGACGGTGAAATGGTGGACCCGTTGCACGAAGATGTCGATTCACCCGTGAAGGGACTGACCCATCGTTACCCAGACAGGGTGTTGTTTCTGGTCACGGACCAGTGTGCGATGTACTGCAGGCACTGTACCCGCAGGAGATTTGCCGGAGAAACCGACGCCCCACTCGATCGAAAGTACATAGACGCAGCCATAGATTACATAAAACAGAACAAGAAGGTGCGTGATGTGCTGATCTCCGGAGGAGACCCGTTGACTCTGTTGGACGAGAGGCTGGAGGAGATCATCTCGAGACTCCGCGAGATAGAGCACGTGGAAATCATACGCATTGGTACACGCGCGCCTGTGGTCCTTCCCATGAGGATCACAGAATCTCTGGTGAACATGTTGAAAAAGTACCACCCGATATGGTTGAACACGCATTTCAACCATCCAAAAGAGTTCACAGAGGACTCGAAAAAAGCCCTCGCGATGCTTGCGGATGCAGGAATACCCTTGGGTAACCAGACGGTGCTGTTGAGGGGTGTCAACGACTGTCCAAGAATCATGAGACAGCTCGTGCACGAACTCGTCAAGAACCGTGTCAGGCCTTACTACATATACCAGTGCGATCTGTCCAGAGGACTTTCACACTTCAGAACCAGCGTTGCGAAGGGTATAGAGATCATAGAATACCTGCGGGGTCACACCTCAGGGTTCGCCGTGCCGACGTACGTGATCGATGCGCCTGGTGGGGGAGGAAAGATACCGGTTGGTCCGCAGTATTTGATATCCATGGGCGAGGACAAGGTGGTTCTGAGAAACTACGAAGGTGGCATCTTTGTCTATCAGGAACCGAAAGACTACAGGAGCAACTGCGAACCTGATGAAGAGGTTGAAGGAGTGGCTTCATTGCTTTCTGGAAAGGACAAATATCTGCTCCCGCAACAACTCGAAAGGGCCAGGAGGATCAGAGAGTGGAAGGAAAAGAGATCGTCTACATCGTAGGTACCAAGAAAGGTGCCGGCAAGACCACGGTGCTGAACAGGATGCTGAGAGATTGCGAAGGTTGTTGTATCACGAGTGTGGGTATGGACGGGGAAGAGAAAGACAGTCTGACGGGTGAGCCCAAACCTCGGGTGAGGGTCAACACGGCGCAGTTTGTTCTCACAGGTGAAAGGTTCCTCGATCTTTCAAAGTTCGAAATTCTGGAGGTTTTCTCTTACAATCCGATCGCGGGCTACGAAACGCTCGCCCGTCCAGTGATCGAAACAGACGTCATCGTGGCGGGGGCAAGCGGTTCCACGATCAAGCAGCTCTCACAAAATTTTCATCTTACCCGGATCATCGTCGATGGAGCTTTGGATAGGCTCGTTCATGCAGGAGTCGTGGATGGAGCGAAGATCTTCCTGGTGGTTCACAGTGAGAGCGCCGATAGCCTGAGAATCTTCAGGAAGGTTCTTTTCGCCTCGAAGTTGGCCAAGCCGCCCAACGAGGTTGAGATTATCGTGAAAGATCTGAAGGGTGTGTGGGGCATAACGAAATCCGGTCAGCTTGTGAAAATTTCAGATTCCTGTCTAACGCTCGGAGAAACGAACTACGATGAGTTTGAATGGCTCTACGTTTCGGGCATCGTCACGGCGTCGGTGCTGAGATTGAAGAACAGGTTGAGTCTGTGTTTGAACAATCCTCTGGCCGTTGCAGAAGTGCCGGACAGTTTTGATAACATATATACTGTGAACAAAGTTGCGCTCGAAAAGGTTTTCATCAATTCATCCTCTCAACGTGGCCTGTCAACAACCTTGCGACGGCTCTTGAAGGATTCATCCATCGAGATCGAGGATGTGCTCACTCTCGATTGAGGAGGTGTGATTGTGGCGAGGATAGCTGTAGACACGCAGGAACTGGTGAACAAGATATCTGTGGTTTCCAAGGTGGTTCCTTCCAAGGCGATAAAACCGATCCTCGGTTGTGTCCTGTTCGATCTGAACGAGGACGGGGTATACCTTCTGGCTTCGGATCTTGAGACAGGCGTCAAGGCGAGACTGAACTGCGAGTACGAGGGATTCGGAAGGTTCGCTGTGGATGGGAAAGTTCTCTACGAGGTCGTGAAAACGTTGCCGTCGGATGTTGGAGCCAACCTTGAGATCACTCCCACAAGTTTGTCCATTGAGTGTGGCAGGAGCAAGTTCAAGCTGTCTGTTGTGGACCCGAGCGATTTTCCAGAAGTGTCCCTATCCGAGTCCAGTGTGAGCTTTGAAATCGATGCGAGCGTTCTTCATAGCATGCTCGATAGGGTCATCTTTTGTGCTGCCACCGACGAATTCATGAGAAACCTCAACGGGGTTTACTGGGAACTCGGCAACGGTTTTCTCAGACTGGTGGCGTCGGACGGTTTCAGGCTCGCCCTGGCGGAAGAAAAACTTGACATACAGACTGAGGAAGGCTTAGGTTTCCTGTTGTCCCTCAAGAGTATGAAGGAGCTCGTGAACGTTGCACAGAGTTGCGAGGGGAAGAGCCTGAGGGTCGAATACGATGGAAAGAGGATCGGCATCCTGACGACGGACGTGGAAACTTTGATGAGGATCGTCGAAGTGGAGTTCCCCGACTACAAGAGGGTCTTACCGAAGGCGTTCAAGACCAAGGTCGTGGCATCGACCAACGACCTTGTGGAAGCTCTCAGAAGAACGATGGTAATAGCCAAACGCGGCAGCGAATCCATAAGGGTTGAAGTGATGGAGAACACACTCGTTTTGAGCAGCAGAAGTCCGGACTTTGGCGAAGTGAGTGAGGAATTAGAGGTGAAGAAGGAAGGCGAAGACGTGATCGCGGCTTTCAATCCGAAGTTCCTCATCGAAGCGTTGAGGCGTATAGAAACAGAGGAAGTCGAGTTGAACTTCATAGACAGCACCAGCCCTCTGCAGATCAACCCGCTCGAGGTTGAAGGATATCTGTACGTCGTGATGCCGATAAGGATCGTGTGAGAAAGATGGAGTTGATCTTCGAACGTGTAACGAAGAAGTTTTCAGACACCGTGGCCATCAAAGATGTGAGCTTCGACGTTTGCGCATCCTGTATAGTTGTCATCGGTGGAAATGCTGCGGGTAAATCTACACTGCTCAAGCTGATTGCCACCGTTCTCAAACCTGACGAAGGCAAAATCGTGATAAACGGTATCGACGCTGTGAAGCAACCCGGATTGATAAGAAAAGATCTGTCGTACGTGCCCGAAGAACCTGCCCTTGTGGAGACGTTGACGGCGCGTGAGAACCTTGCGCTGTTCAGTAGGATCAAGAAAGCAGAATGCGATCATGGATTGCCCCAGATGTTGCAGTTGGAAATCGACGGTAGAAAACTCGTCAGGAAATTGTCCAAGGGAACGCGCAGGAAACTTTCTCTCTGCATGGCTCTGCTTGGAGAACCAAAAATCTTGGTGCTGGATGAGCCCACGAATGGACTGGACGAGGAAGCGAAGCGAATTTTCTGGAAAAAGCTTGCCGAATTGAAAGAAAAAGGCGTGGCACTGGTCATCGCCACGCACGATGTTGAAGAGGTACGAATGCTCGCAGATGTTGTGATCAGCCTGGACAAAGGTCAGGTTGTGGACATCCAGCACGTGAATTCAGCTGCCAGCCACATCTAACTCCGACACGATCACAGATGGTCCGTACCAGTTGACGGAGACTACGTCGCAGTCAGCGCCCACCAGTTCGATTCTCTGGAGCAGTTCGAGGAAATTGCCAGAAATTGTGAACTGTTCGACGGGCTCAACGATCTCACCGCCCACCACCCTGTAACCGTTGGCGCCCAGAGAAAATTCCCCGGATACCGGTCTGACACCCGAGTGAAGTCCGTCGAGCGCGATGACTATCAAACCCTCCTTCAGATGCTTGACCAGACCTTCGTAATCGAGAGAACCCGCGGGCAAAACCACGTTCAGAGGCACACACCTTTGATTGAACACGTTTCCGGTGGGCCTGACGTTGTCCTTCCTGGCCGACTTTATGGAATGAAAGAACGTGGTGAGTACACCGCGATCGATGAACGTCTTCCTCGACGTTGCCACACCTTCGTTGTCGAAAGAACGTTTCAGCGGAAGCTTTTCGAAAAACGGATCTTCCATCAAATTCAACACTTCTGTGCCGATTCTCTGGCTCAGTTTTCCCTTCAGTGGGGAAAGACCTTTCTGCACGGCTTCGGCGGAGAAGATGGATGAGAACGCGAAGAAAAGCTGCGCGAAGACGTCTCGACGTAACAAAATTCTGTACTTCCCGCTCTTCACATTCTGGGCTCCGAGCTGGGAAACAGCTTCAGAAGCTGCTTCCTCCGCGATCCCATCGACATCGATCTCGTTCGGCTGCGAACCGTATCTGGCGCGAAAGCCCCTCTTGGGTTTTTTTCCATCGGAGGCCACCAGATAGACGAAGGCTGCACCGTAACCGAAGCTTTCTTCCAGCTCCAGACCCTTCGTGTTGAACAGAAGGATTTCAGAGTTCTGATGCCCATAGCCGCTCATGATAACGTTCTGAATCCTTTTGTCGTACGATAGTGATTTTTCCTCCATTCTTTTCGCCAGTTCTATCTTCTCCCTGACCGACATTCGTTCGAAAGGATCATTGTAGCTGAAAGGTTCGCGTTCCGGACGCTCGTGCCAGACATCGTCCTCATCGAGGGTGTCCGTGATCATGAAATTCTCGTAGGCGCTCTCGACGAGGAATTTTGCGGAAGTTTCATCCAGGATCTCTGTGGTCGCGAAGCAGGATTTCTTGTTCTTCACGGCTTTCAACGTAACCCTTCTCGAAGAAGCGTCTGTGTAGTTCTCGATCTTTCCCTTGCTGACAACGACCTCGAATTCTTTCTGGCTGAAGATGAGCACTTCACAATCGTCGAATCCCTTCTTCTTTGCTAGTGAAAAAACAGTTTCGGCGAACTGTTTTTCTCTCATCTCTTTCGCCCCCCAACGATCAGCTCTTTCACGCGGATCGTAGGTTGTCCAACATCTGCAGGTACGGAACCGGATATGGAACCGCACATGCCTTGACCCCTCGCGAGGTCGTTTCCGACCATGTCTATGTTGTTTATCACTTCGATACCTTTACCTATCAGTGTCGCACCACGCACGGGCTTGGTGATCCTGCCTTTTTCGATCAGGTAACCTTCCATGACGGCGAAGTTGAACTCGCCTGTGGCAGGATGCACCGAGCCGCCTCCCATGCGTTTGGCGTAGAGTCCGTAATCTGTGGCGGAGATGATCTCTTCCGGCAGGTACTTGCCCGGCATTATGAAGGTGTTGCTCATTCTGGATGTCGGTATGAACTTGTAACTTTCCCTGCGTCCACAGCCGTTGGGCTTCATGTTCATCTTCTTCGCGTGGAACCTGTCGACCAGATAGTTTTTCAACACACCGTTTTCGATCAACACGTTGCACTGGGTTGGAGTTCCCTCATCGTCGATGTTGCTCGAACCCCACGCGTTCGGTATCGTCCCATCGTCCACGGCCGTGACGCAGTCTGCGGCGACTTTCTGACCGAGTTTGTTCGCGAAAACCGAAGCGCTCTTCGCGACGGATGTCGCCTCCAGGGCATGCCCACACGCTTCGTGGAAGATGACGCCTCCGAATTCGTTCGCTATCACCACGGGCATCTTGCCGGCTGGTGCGTATTCGGCTCGAACCATTCTGTCTGCTATCCTCGCGGCCTCCGCACCTATGTCTTTCGGGTCGTGAAAGTTGAAGAATTCGAGTCCCATGGAAGCACCAGGTCCGTAGAAGCCCGATTCCTGTTCACCATCCTTCGATGCGACTGCGGTGACCATCAGCCTTGTCTTGATACGTCTATCGCTCGCCATGATCCCTTCAGAATTCGCGATGAAAACTTTCTGATCGTAATCCCAGTACCGGACCACAACCTGCGAGATGAAGTTCGAATAATTCTTCGCTCCTTCATACGCGAGTTTCATGATCTTCGCTTTGTCCATTTTCGAAACTTCCAGAGGGTGCAGAACGATAATGTGGGAATTCTTCACGTCCAGGTTCGTGAGGTTCAACGGTTTGAACTGTGCAGGCTGTGTTTCCAGCACTTCGATCAACCTGTCCACCATGGCGAAAAGTTGTTTCTCCGAAGGATCGTTCGTGTAAGCGTAGACCTGCTGATCTTCCTTGAACAATCTCAAGCCGAGCCCGAAATCTCTCTCGCTGCTCGCAGAATCGATCCTTCCGTCGATCAGAGTTATCCTCGTGTCGAACCTGTCCTCCACGAAGATCTCGACGAAATCTGCACCCTTACTTAGACCGTAATTGATGACTTTCTCCACCAAACTCGCTTCGAGCAAGCTGATCACCCCTAAAACGAATTCTACCACTTTAAGTTCGCATCCCGTACTTGTTTCGTCTTATACTTTTGAGGGTGAGAGTTCTGGAGCTGGTCGCGCTCTGTACGTCGGGGCTGGAAGGAGCAGTTTGTAAAGAGCTGAAGGATATGAATTTCAAGATTTTGAAAGTGACCGCGGGTCACATACACTTCGCTGGCGAGCTTTCCGACATCGCGAAGCTCAATCTAACGTTGCGCAGCGCGGAGCGCGTGTTGATAAAAATGGCCGAGTTTGAAGCAAAGACCTTCGACGAACTCTTCGAAGGAACCTTCAGCGCTGACTGGCAGGACCTGGTCCACAATCGAGCCTCGCTGATCGTTGAGAAGGTGAAAGTGCGTAACTCCAAGTTATCAGCGACCGGAGCAATTGCTTCGGTGATCAAGAAGGCCATCTATGAAAAAATTGAATCCAGGAACGAACCGGACGGAACTGTCTATCCTCTGTACGTGTATCTGAAAAACGACATTGCGAGCGTGTTTCTGGACACCACAGGTTCACGCGCACTGAGCAAACGTGGCTACAGGTTGAAAACTTCGATCGCTCCACTGAGAGAGACGATAGCAGCTGGCTTGATCATCGTGAGTGGTTGGAACACCCAGAGACTGCTGGTCGATCCTTTCTGTGGCAGCGGGACGATCTGCATAGAGGCTGCGCGGATGGCACTGGGTATTCTCAACGATGGGAGGGAGTTCGCGTTCCAGAGCTGGCCGATTTTCAAAGGTGTGAAAATGGAAAAGACGGATGTCAAGAAGCGGGAGAATCGACTCGTTTCGCTTGGCTTCGACAGAGATCCGTCGATGGTATCGATCGCCCGCGAGAACGCGCTGAGAGCAGGTGTGATCGATTCTGTCAGGTTCTCAAACAAGGCTTTCGAAGTGCTGGAAAGCTTCAAAAATGTTCATGTGGTGACAAATCCACCGTATGGGCTCAGAATCAAAAACGTTGACGAAGATTTTTACTCACGCCTTGCAAGGTTGTTCGATGTTTTCGAAGATTCGACGATTTGTTTCTTGAGTCCCGCAGAGAATTTAGAACGTGTTTTCGGCCGGAAAGCATCGAAGAGGGTCAAGTTTCAAAACAGCGGTGTGTGGACCTACTTTTACATTTTCGAATCCAGATGAAAAACAGAAAGGGCCCCTCGCGGGGCCCAAATCCATGTTCACGCCATCTTTTCTTCTTCAGCTGCGCGTGGAGTTTCTTCGATTTGAATGTTCGCGAATATCTCAAGGCCTGTGCCAGACGGTATGAGCTGACCTACGATCACGTTTTCTTTCAGTCCCTTCAGGTAATCGATCCTGCCTTCGATCGCGGCTTCCGTTAGCACCTGTGGTGTTTGCTGGAACGAGGCCGCACTGAGCCATCCTTCCTGTTCCAGCGATGCTTTCGTGATTCTCAGCAGCCTTCTTCTGTACTTCATGGGCTCCTTGGGTGCGATCTGGTAGGTTGTGGGTCTGCCTTCCTCCATCACAACGATCTCTTTCACACCTGCAGCGACGGCTTTTTCAACGATCTCTTCTGTGACTTCTGTGCCCTCTGGAGCTATTTCCTCGACCTCGTCTTTGAGCTTCGCCACGATCTTCTTGGCAAGAATTTTCCCAATCACGGCGTTCCTGTTGCTCTGCACGTGTGCGTTCGCTTTCAGTATTTCGTCGTTTATTCGTCTCGCTTCGGCGAGTGTCAGCAGTTCACCGGGCAGATAGTCTGTATCTCCAGGATCGATGACTTCCACCCTGCTGAGCATCTGCCTAATGATTATCTCGAAATGTTTGTTGTGTATTTCCACACCCTGTTCGCGGTAAACTTTTTGCGTTTCTGTGAGCAGGTACATCGCCGTAGCTTCAACACCGAGCGTGTCCATGAGTTTTCTGAGTTTTACGGCTCCAGTGGTGAGCATCTGACCAGGCAGTACTTTCTGACCTTTGCTCACATTCTCTTTCACCTTTTCCGGAACCTCGTACTCGTGTATTTCTCCGGAGAGGTCTTCAACGTAAATCTTCTTCTTTCCGTCGACTTCCTTTATGTCTTTCACCCAGCCCGAGATGGTGCAGAACACTCCTTCGGGTTCCTTGAGCTTCTTTCTCGCTTCAAAGAGTTCTTCAGCCCTAGGCAGACCCTGCGTTATATCGGCCGCCGTCGCAATACCACCGGTGTGGAAGGTTCTCATGGTGAGCTGTGTTCCAGGTTCTCCTATGGATTGTGCCGCGATTATTCCCACAGCCTCACCGACGTTGACCACTTTGTGGTTCGACAGGTCCATGCCGTAGCACATCGCACAAACACCATGTTCAGCTTCGCAGGTCAAAGGCGATCTCACGTAGATGTTCGGCCTCACTTTGATGGAACTGACACCGTTCTGTTCGAGCACCATCGCCGTCACTTCATCGATCTCTTCCTGGAACACGATTAACTGCCTTTCACCTTTCTTGTCCATGACCGTTTCCTGAGCGATCGTGCCGACAGCGGGATAGACCTTTATCTTGATCTGTTTCTTACCGGCGTTGCGAGCGTTTCTAACCAGATCCCAGGTGACCTCGCTTCCAGCTTCGTAAACAGAACCGTCTTCGAGTCTGATTTCCTCATCCGTAACCGCATATGCAGATGGTAACTGCAGGCTCTGCAGATCCAGGACCTGTTCAACGCAAACGGGGACAGAAACAACGTATTCTGAGAGGAATTTCGCGTCATCGTCGGACAGCATCGTGTTTCTGATGTACTCACGTCCCGTGTTTGGATTTTTCACGACTTCCCCTGTGAGCGGATCGATGACGTCCCTTGCGAGAATTCTACCGAACAGGAAGTCCTTCAGCTCCTGTACGGTCAGGGTGCCGCTTGTGAGCTTCATCGCTTTGATACCGTTTTCTGTACCGCAATCAGTCATCGTTATGAACACACCCTGAGCCACGTCGACGAGTCTCCTGGTGAGGTATCCTGCCGAAGATGTCCTGAGTGCGGTGTCAGCGGCTCCCTTTCTTGCACCGTGCGTCGAGATGAAGAACTCGAGTGAACTCAAGCCTTCGCGAAAGTTCGAGATTATTGGTATTTCGATCGTTTTTCCTGACGGATCTGCCATCAGACCCCTCATGCCCGCGAGTTGCTTGACCTGATCTATGTTACCCCTCGCACCGGACTTAACCATCATGAACACGGGGTTGAAGGGGTTCTCACCGAGCGCTTCATAAGTGACCTTCTGTACTTCTTTCGTCGCGTCTGTCCATATCTTTATGATCTCCTTGTACCTTTCTTCATAGGTGAGGAACCCTTCCAGGTACTCTTGTTCGACCTTTTCAACCCTGCTCAGGGCGTCTTTTATGATCTCGTCCTTCTTCGGTGACACGACCAGGTCTTTGAGCGAGATCGTGAGTCCGGAAACGGTAGCGTAGTGAAAACCGAGATCTTTTATGTCATCGAGCAGATCTGCCGTCGTTTCCATGCCATGTCGCTTGAAGGTTTCGTATATGAGTTCTTTGATCTCATTCTTGCCGAATGTTTTGGAGTAGTCCCTCAGATCTTCTGGAACGATCTCGTTGAATATGATGCGTCCGACGGTGGTTTTGACAATTCTTTCTTCACCGTTCTGTTTGACTCTGGCCATCACGGGTGTATGCAATCCGACCCAGCCTAGCGAATGGGCCAGGATGGCCTCTTCAGGCGAACTGAACCTGAACTTGATCTTGTCGATGCTCGTGGAGTCGTAGTTTTTGTTCACTGCGGTGAGATAGTAGATGCCGACTATGATATCCTTTCCTGGCATTGAAATGGGTTGTCCGTGCGCGGGAGATATGATGTTGTACCTCGATAGCATCAGGTAGCGGGCCTCTGCCTGTGCGGCAGCCGAAAGAGGTACGTGCACTGCCATCTGGTCTCCATCGAAATCAGCGTTGAAGGGGGGACAGACCAGGGGGTGCAACTGTATCGCGTTGCCTTCTATCAGCTTTGGCTCAAAGGCCTGTATCGACATTCTGTGCAGTGTCGGAGCGCGGTTGAGGAGCACGGTTTGGCCTTTGATGACTTCCTCCAGGACGTCCCATGCTTCAGGCATCTCGCGTTCTATGATGGCTTTCTTCAGTTTTCTGGCAGTCCTGCTGCTTTCTCCACCATCTTCGAGCAGTTTGGCGAGCACGAACGGTTTGAAGAGTTCCAGAGCCATCTTCTTCGGCAAACCGCACTGGTGGATCTTCAGCTCCGGACCAACTACGATGACGGCCCTTCCGGAATAATCTACGCGCTTACCCAACAAGTTCCTCCTGAAGCGACCCTTTTTGCCCTTGACGAGATCCGTTAGAGATTTCAGAGGCCTGCCATTTCTGTCGGTGACAGGTCTGCCGATCCTGCCGTTGTATATCAGACTGTCGACGGCTTCCTGGAGCATCCTCATCTCGTTTCTGATCATGATTTCCGGTGCGTTCAGTTCCAGGAACCTCTTCAACCTGTTGTTCCTGTTTATAACCCTCCTGTAGAGATCGTTCAGGTCAGTTGTTGCGAACCTTCCTCCGTCGATCTGGATCATGGGTCTCAGCTCAGGAGGTATCACCGGGAGCGCTTCCAGAACCATCCATTCAGGTCTCGTACCGGATTTGATGAGATTCTTGACGATCTTCAACCTTCTCAGCAGCTTCAGAGCCCTGCCACTGCTCTTTGGAAGCTCCGCGAGTTCGGCTTCTATTTGAGCTCTCAGTTTTTCGAGGTCTATCATTTCGAGCAGTTTCTTCACGGCAGCGGCACCGTAATGCGCCTCGATCTTGCCTGGATAGAGCTCTTTGTAAGCCTCGTATTCATTCTCCGTTATGATAGAACCCACCGTCAACCCGGTTTCCTTGGCGAGTTCTTTGTCTATCCTGGTGACGGCGAGGATAGGTCTATCGTTCTCAACTTCCGCTTCCACAGTGAACTGATCAGGATAGTATTCTTGGAAGATTCTGTACTCACTCAGAGACAGATGTTCATCTTCAAAGAGAAACCTGTCTGCGAGGTAGTCACCAGCCTTCACCTTGTCACCATCGTTGACGTATGCGAGAGCACTCTCGAATATGGGATACTTCCTCTCTGCTGCAACCTGTTCGATGTAGACAGATCCCGAGGACAGAACTTCGTAAGAACCGTCCTCGAGAGGTCTGACGTTCAGTTCTTTTCCAAACACGACCCGTCCTGAGGCAGGGCTCTTTAGAGCCTGAATCACTCCTGCAGTCCAGATCTGGTCTCCAGCTTTGACCTTCGCACCATTTTTAACGGTGAGCCTGCAACAGTAAGGGATGGAAAGCGTCAGCGGCTGTTCTTTGCTCGCCGCGTGTGGTTTCAAAGTCAGACTGGAAGTCAGCTCATCGATCTCGACAGTCCCGTCGAACGGCGCGTAGAACGCTGGTATCTGTTTTTCAGCGACCAGGATAT encodes the following:
- a CDS encoding RNA methyltransferase, translating into MNFKILKVTAGHIHFAGELSDIAKLNLTLRSAERVLIKMAEFEAKTFDELFEGTFSADWQDLVHNRASLIVEKVKVRNSKLSATGAIASVIKKAIYEKIESRNEPDGTVYPLYVYLKNDIASVFLDTTGSRALSKRGYRLKTSIAPLRETIAAGLIIVSGWNTQRLLVDPFCGSGTICIEAARMALGILNDGREFAFQSWPIFKGVKMEKTDVKKRENRLVSLGFDRDPSMVSIARENALRAGVIDSVRFSNKAFEVLESFKNVHVVTNPPYGLRIKNVDEDFYSRLARLFDVFEDSTICFLSPAENLERVFGRKASKRVKFQNSGVWTYFYIFESR
- a CDS encoding TldD/PmbA family protein → MLEASLVEKVINYGLSKGADFVEIFVEDRFDTRITLIDGRIDSASSERDFGLGLRLFKEDQQVYAYTNDPSEKQLFAMVDRLIEVLETQPAQFKPLNLTNLDVKNSHIIVLHPLEVSKMDKAKIMKLAYEGAKNYSNFISQVVVRYWDYDQKVFIANSEGIMASDRRIKTRLMVTAVASKDGEQESGFYGPGASMGLEFFNFHDPKDIGAEAARIADRMVRAEYAPAGKMPVVIANEFGGVIFHEACGHALEATSVAKSASVFANKLGQKVAADCVTAVDDGTIPNAWGSSNIDDEGTPTQCNVLIENGVLKNYLVDRFHAKKMNMKPNGCGRRESYKFIPTSRMSNTFIMPGKYLPEEIISATDYGLYAKRMGGGSVHPATGEFNFAVMEGYLIEKGRITKPVRGATLIGKGIEVINNIDMVGNDLARGQGMCGSISGSVPADVGQPTIRVKELIVGGRKR
- a CDS encoding ABC transporter ATP-binding protein, whose product is MELIFERVTKKFSDTVAIKDVSFDVCASCIVVIGGNAAGKSTLLKLIATVLKPDEGKIVINGIDAVKQPGLIRKDLSYVPEEPALVETLTARENLALFSRIKKAECDHGLPQMLQLEIDGRKLVRKLSKGTRRKLSLCMALLGEPKILVLDEPTNGLDEEAKRIFWKKLAELKEKGVALVIATHDVEEVRMLADVVISLDKGQVVDIQHVNSAASHI
- the dnaN gene encoding DNA polymerase III subunit beta, which produces MARIAVDTQELVNKISVVSKVVPSKAIKPILGCVLFDLNEDGVYLLASDLETGVKARLNCEYEGFGRFAVDGKVLYEVVKTLPSDVGANLEITPTSLSIECGRSKFKLSVVDPSDFPEVSLSESSVSFEIDASVLHSMLDRVIFCAATDEFMRNLNGVYWELGNGFLRLVASDGFRLALAEEKLDIQTEEGLGFLLSLKSMKELVNVAQSCEGKSLRVEYDGKRIGILTTDVETLMRIVEVEFPDYKRVLPKAFKTKVVASTNDLVEALRRTMVIAKRGSESIRVEVMENTLVLSSRSPDFGEVSEELEVKKEGEDVIAAFNPKFLIEALRRIETEEVELNFIDSTSPLQINPLEVEGYLYVVMPIRIV
- the ablA gene encoding lysine 2,3-aminomutase, which encodes MRDFKQIALWKNVSEEEWRDWRWQLANRIMTLEQLEQVINLTDQEREGIKHSLKFLRMAITPYYASLMDPDDPNCPIRKQAVPTSKELHISDGEMVDPLHEDVDSPVKGLTHRYPDRVLFLVTDQCAMYCRHCTRRRFAGETDAPLDRKYIDAAIDYIKQNKKVRDVLISGGDPLTLLDERLEEIISRLREIEHVEIIRIGTRAPVVLPMRITESLVNMLKKYHPIWLNTHFNHPKEFTEDSKKALAMLADAGIPLGNQTVLLRGVNDCPRIMRQLVHELVKNRVRPYYIYQCDLSRGLSHFRTSVAKGIEIIEYLRGHTSGFAVPTYVIDAPGGGGKIPVGPQYLISMGEDKVVLRNYEGGIFVYQEPKDYRSNCEPDEEVEGVASLLSGKDKYLLPQQLERARRIREWKEKRSSTS
- a CDS encoding TldD/PmbA family protein, giving the protein MREKQFAETVFSLAKKKGFDDCEVLIFSQKEFEVVVSKGKIENYTDASSRRVTLKAVKNKKSCFATTEILDETSAKFLVESAYENFMITDTLDEDDVWHERPEREPFSYNDPFERMSVREKIELAKRMEEKSLSYDKRIQNVIMSGYGHQNSEILLFNTKGLELEESFGYGAAFVYLVASDGKKPKRGFRARYGSQPNEIDVDGIAEEAASEAVSQLGAQNVKSGKYRILLRRDVFAQLFFAFSSIFSAEAVQKGLSPLKGKLSQRIGTEVLNLMEDPFFEKLPLKRSFDNEGVATSRKTFIDRGVLTTFFHSIKSARKDNVRPTGNVFNQRCVPLNVVLPAGSLDYEGLVKHLKEGLIVIALDGLHSGVRPVSGEFSLGANGYRVVGGEIVEPVEQFTISGNFLELLQRIELVGADCDVVSVNWYGPSVIVSELDVAGS